One genomic segment of Aliarcobacter cibarius includes these proteins:
- a CDS encoding M48 family metallopeptidase, producing MNFQISLNENVISVELQNKKHIKHCYLRILSKDLLQIKANKYFTIYDAKDLINRKKEWILENIKRVENKTIEEGFFLYLGEKKELKNFKIKNLDNFYKNEIQKIIPLLVEKYSNIMQLYPTKISYRKNKRTWGSCNYKNELNFNILLMKYPMYIMEYIVVHELAHIKHKNHSKDFWNLVQKFCPNYKIIEKNFKSLL from the coding sequence TTGAATTTTCAAATTAGTTTAAATGAAAATGTAATAAGTGTTGAATTACAAAATAAAAAGCATATAAAACACTGTTATTTGAGAATCCTATCTAAAGATTTATTGCAAATAAAAGCAAATAAATATTTTACAATTTATGATGCAAAAGATTTAATTAATAGAAAAAAAGAGTGGATTTTAGAAAATATAAAAAGAGTTGAAAATAAAACAATTGAGGAAGGATTCTTTTTATATTTAGGTGAAAAAAAAGAATTGAAAAATTTTAAAATAAAAAATTTAGATAATTTTTATAAAAATGAAATTCAAAAAATAATTCCCCTATTAGTAGAAAAATATTCAAATATTATGCAATTATATCCTACAAAGATTTCATACAGAAAAAATAAAAGAACTTGGGGATCTTGTAATTATAAAAATGAGTTGAATTTTAATATTTTACTTATGAAATATCCAATGTATATTATGGAGTATATTGTTGTTCATGAATTAGCTCATATAAAGCATAAAAATCATTCAAAAGATTTCTGGAATTTAGTTCAAAAATTTTGTCCGAATTATAAAATTATAGAAAAAAATTTTAAATCACTTCTTTAA